In Theropithecus gelada isolate Dixy chromosome 13, Tgel_1.0, whole genome shotgun sequence, one DNA window encodes the following:
- the PCYOX1 gene encoding prenylcysteine oxidase 1 isoform X1, producing MGRAVAELVSSLLGLWLLLCSCGCPEGAELRAPPDKIAIIGAGIGGTSAAYYLRQKFGKDVKIDLFEREEVGGRLATMMVQGQEYEAGGSVIHPLNLHMKRFVKDLGLSTVQASGGLLGIYNGEALVFEESNWFIINVIKLVWRYGFQSLRMHMWVEDVLDKFMRIYRYQSHDYAFSSVEKLLHALGGDDFLGMLNRTLLETLQKAGFSEKFLNEMIAPVMRVNYGQSTDINAFVGAVSLSCSDSGLWAVEGGNKLVCSGLLQASKSNLISGSVMYIEEKTKTKHTGNPTKMYEVVYQIGTETHSDFYDIVLVATPLNRKMSNITFLNFDPPIEEFHQYYQHIVTTLVKGELNTSIFSSRPIDKFGLSTVLTTDNSDLFINSIGIVSSVREKEDPEPSTDGTYVWKIFSQETLTKAQILKLFLSYDYAVKKPWLAYPHYKPPEKCPSIILHDRLYYLNGIECAASAMEMSAIAAHNAALLAYHRWNGHTDMIDQDGLYEKLKTEL from the exons ATGGGGCGCGCCGTCGCGGAGCTAGTCTCCTCGCTGCTggggctgtggctgctgctgtgCAGCTGCGGATGCCCCGAGGGCGCCGAGCTGCGTGCCCCGCCAGATAAAATCG CGATTATTGGAGCCGGAATTGGTGGCACTTCAGCAGCCTATTACCTGCGGCAGAAATTTGGGAAAGATGTGAAGATAGACCTGTTTGAAAGAGAAGAGGTCGGGGGCCGTCTGGCTACCATGATGGTGCAGGGACAAGAATATGAGGCAGGAGGTTCTGTCATCCATCCTTTAAATCTGCACATGAAGCGTTTTGTCAAAGACTTGG GTCTCTCTACTGTTCAGGCCTCTGGTGGCCTACTGGGGATATATAATGGAGAGGCTCTGGTATTTGAGGAGAGCAACTGGTTCATAATTAACGTGATTAAATTAGTTTGGCGCTATGGATTTCAGTCCCTCCGTATGCACATGTGGGTAGAGGACGTGTTAGACAAGTTCATgag gATCTACCGCTACCAATCTCATGACTATGCCTTCAGTAGTGTTGAAAAATTACTTCATGCTCTAGGAGGAGATGACTTCCTTGGAATGCTTAATCGAACACTTCTTGAAACCTTGCAAAAGGCCGGCTTCTCTGAGAAATTCCTCAATGAAATGATTGCTCCTGTTATGAGGGTCAATTATGGCCAAAGCACGGACATCAATGCCTTTGTGG GGGCAGTGTCACTGTCCTGTTCTGATTCTGGCCTTTGGGCAGTAGAAGGTGGCAATAAACTTGTTTGCTCAGGGCTCCTGCAGGCGTCCAAAAGCAATCTTATATCTGGCTCAGTAATGTACATAGAGGAGAAAACAAAGACCAAGCACACAG GAAATCCAACAAAGATGTATGAAGTGGTCTACCAAATTGGAACTGAGACTCATTCAGACTTCTATGACATCGTCTTGGTGGCCACTCCATTGAATCGAAAAATGTCTAATATTACTTTTCTCAACTTTGACCCTCCAATTGAGGAATTCCATCAATATTATCAACATATAGTGACAACTTTAGTTAAGGGGGAATTGAATACATCTATCTTTAGCTCTAGACCCATAGATAAATTTGGCCTTAGTACAGTTTTAACCACTGATAATTCAGATTTGTTCATTAACAGTATTGGGATTGTGTCCTCtgtgagagaaaaggaagatCCTGAGCCATCAACAGATGGAACATATGTTTGGAAGATCTTTTCCCAAGAAACTCTAACTAAAGCACAAATTTTAAAGCTCTTTCTGTCCTATGATTATGCTGTGAAGAAGCCATGGCTTGCATATCCTCACTATAAGCCCCCAGAGAAATGCCCCTCTATCATTCTCCATGATCGACTTTATTACCTCAATGGCATAGAGTGTGCAGCAAGTGCCATGGAGATGAGTGCCATTGCAGCTCACAATGCTGCACTTCTTGCCTATCACCGCTGGAATGGGCACACAGACATGATTGACCAGGATGGCTTATATGAGAAACTGAAAACTGAGCTATGA
- the PCYOX1 gene encoding prenylcysteine oxidase 1 isoform X2: MGRAVAELVSSLLGLWLLLCSCGCPEGAELRAPPDKIAIIGAGIGGTSAAYYLRQKFGKDVKIDLFEREEVGGRLATMMVQGQEYEAGGLSTVQASGGLLGIYNGEALVFEESNWFIINVIKLVWRYGFQSLRMHMWVEDVLDKFMRIYRYQSHDYAFSSVEKLLHALGGDDFLGMLNRTLLETLQKAGFSEKFLNEMIAPVMRVNYGQSTDINAFVGAVSLSCSDSGLWAVEGGNKLVCSGLLQASKSNLISGSVMYIEEKTKTKHTGNPTKMYEVVYQIGTETHSDFYDIVLVATPLNRKMSNITFLNFDPPIEEFHQYYQHIVTTLVKGELNTSIFSSRPIDKFGLSTVLTTDNSDLFINSIGIVSSVREKEDPEPSTDGTYVWKIFSQETLTKAQILKLFLSYDYAVKKPWLAYPHYKPPEKCPSIILHDRLYYLNGIECAASAMEMSAIAAHNAALLAYHRWNGHTDMIDQDGLYEKLKTEL; encoded by the exons ATGGGGCGCGCCGTCGCGGAGCTAGTCTCCTCGCTGCTggggctgtggctgctgctgtgCAGCTGCGGATGCCCCGAGGGCGCCGAGCTGCGTGCCCCGCCAGATAAAATCG CGATTATTGGAGCCGGAATTGGTGGCACTTCAGCAGCCTATTACCTGCGGCAGAAATTTGGGAAAGATGTGAAGATAGACCTGTTTGAAAGAGAAGAGGTCGGGGGCCGTCTGGCTACCATGATGGTGCAGGGACAAGAATATGAGGCAGGAG GTCTCTCTACTGTTCAGGCCTCTGGTGGCCTACTGGGGATATATAATGGAGAGGCTCTGGTATTTGAGGAGAGCAACTGGTTCATAATTAACGTGATTAAATTAGTTTGGCGCTATGGATTTCAGTCCCTCCGTATGCACATGTGGGTAGAGGACGTGTTAGACAAGTTCATgag gATCTACCGCTACCAATCTCATGACTATGCCTTCAGTAGTGTTGAAAAATTACTTCATGCTCTAGGAGGAGATGACTTCCTTGGAATGCTTAATCGAACACTTCTTGAAACCTTGCAAAAGGCCGGCTTCTCTGAGAAATTCCTCAATGAAATGATTGCTCCTGTTATGAGGGTCAATTATGGCCAAAGCACGGACATCAATGCCTTTGTGG GGGCAGTGTCACTGTCCTGTTCTGATTCTGGCCTTTGGGCAGTAGAAGGTGGCAATAAACTTGTTTGCTCAGGGCTCCTGCAGGCGTCCAAAAGCAATCTTATATCTGGCTCAGTAATGTACATAGAGGAGAAAACAAAGACCAAGCACACAG GAAATCCAACAAAGATGTATGAAGTGGTCTACCAAATTGGAACTGAGACTCATTCAGACTTCTATGACATCGTCTTGGTGGCCACTCCATTGAATCGAAAAATGTCTAATATTACTTTTCTCAACTTTGACCCTCCAATTGAGGAATTCCATCAATATTATCAACATATAGTGACAACTTTAGTTAAGGGGGAATTGAATACATCTATCTTTAGCTCTAGACCCATAGATAAATTTGGCCTTAGTACAGTTTTAACCACTGATAATTCAGATTTGTTCATTAACAGTATTGGGATTGTGTCCTCtgtgagagaaaaggaagatCCTGAGCCATCAACAGATGGAACATATGTTTGGAAGATCTTTTCCCAAGAAACTCTAACTAAAGCACAAATTTTAAAGCTCTTTCTGTCCTATGATTATGCTGTGAAGAAGCCATGGCTTGCATATCCTCACTATAAGCCCCCAGAGAAATGCCCCTCTATCATTCTCCATGATCGACTTTATTACCTCAATGGCATAGAGTGTGCAGCAAGTGCCATGGAGATGAGTGCCATTGCAGCTCACAATGCTGCACTTCTTGCCTATCACCGCTGGAATGGGCACACAGACATGATTGACCAGGATGGCTTATATGAGAAACTGAAAACTGAGCTATGA
- the PCYOX1 gene encoding prenylcysteine oxidase 1 isoform X3, which yields MMVQGQEYEAGGSVIHPLNLHMKRFVKDLGLSTVQASGGLLGIYNGEALVFEESNWFIINVIKLVWRYGFQSLRMHMWVEDVLDKFMRIYRYQSHDYAFSSVEKLLHALGGDDFLGMLNRTLLETLQKAGFSEKFLNEMIAPVMRVNYGQSTDINAFVGAVSLSCSDSGLWAVEGGNKLVCSGLLQASKSNLISGSVMYIEEKTKTKHTGNPTKMYEVVYQIGTETHSDFYDIVLVATPLNRKMSNITFLNFDPPIEEFHQYYQHIVTTLVKGELNTSIFSSRPIDKFGLSTVLTTDNSDLFINSIGIVSSVREKEDPEPSTDGTYVWKIFSQETLTKAQILKLFLSYDYAVKKPWLAYPHYKPPEKCPSIILHDRLYYLNGIECAASAMEMSAIAAHNAALLAYHRWNGHTDMIDQDGLYEKLKTEL from the exons ATGATGGTGCAGGGACAAGAATATGAGGCAGGAGGTTCTGTCATCCATCCTTTAAATCTGCACATGAAGCGTTTTGTCAAAGACTTGG GTCTCTCTACTGTTCAGGCCTCTGGTGGCCTACTGGGGATATATAATGGAGAGGCTCTGGTATTTGAGGAGAGCAACTGGTTCATAATTAACGTGATTAAATTAGTTTGGCGCTATGGATTTCAGTCCCTCCGTATGCACATGTGGGTAGAGGACGTGTTAGACAAGTTCATgag gATCTACCGCTACCAATCTCATGACTATGCCTTCAGTAGTGTTGAAAAATTACTTCATGCTCTAGGAGGAGATGACTTCCTTGGAATGCTTAATCGAACACTTCTTGAAACCTTGCAAAAGGCCGGCTTCTCTGAGAAATTCCTCAATGAAATGATTGCTCCTGTTATGAGGGTCAATTATGGCCAAAGCACGGACATCAATGCCTTTGTGG GGGCAGTGTCACTGTCCTGTTCTGATTCTGGCCTTTGGGCAGTAGAAGGTGGCAATAAACTTGTTTGCTCAGGGCTCCTGCAGGCGTCCAAAAGCAATCTTATATCTGGCTCAGTAATGTACATAGAGGAGAAAACAAAGACCAAGCACACAG GAAATCCAACAAAGATGTATGAAGTGGTCTACCAAATTGGAACTGAGACTCATTCAGACTTCTATGACATCGTCTTGGTGGCCACTCCATTGAATCGAAAAATGTCTAATATTACTTTTCTCAACTTTGACCCTCCAATTGAGGAATTCCATCAATATTATCAACATATAGTGACAACTTTAGTTAAGGGGGAATTGAATACATCTATCTTTAGCTCTAGACCCATAGATAAATTTGGCCTTAGTACAGTTTTAACCACTGATAATTCAGATTTGTTCATTAACAGTATTGGGATTGTGTCCTCtgtgagagaaaaggaagatCCTGAGCCATCAACAGATGGAACATATGTTTGGAAGATCTTTTCCCAAGAAACTCTAACTAAAGCACAAATTTTAAAGCTCTTTCTGTCCTATGATTATGCTGTGAAGAAGCCATGGCTTGCATATCCTCACTATAAGCCCCCAGAGAAATGCCCCTCTATCATTCTCCATGATCGACTTTATTACCTCAATGGCATAGAGTGTGCAGCAAGTGCCATGGAGATGAGTGCCATTGCAGCTCACAATGCTGCACTTCTTGCCTATCACCGCTGGAATGGGCACACAGACATGATTGACCAGGATGGCTTATATGAGAAACTGAAAACTGAGCTATGA
- the SNRPG gene encoding small nuclear ribonucleoprotein G isoform X1: protein MSKAHPPELKKFMDKKLSLKLNGGRHVQGILRGFDPFMNLVIDECVEMATSGQQNNIGMVVIRGNSIIMLEALERV, encoded by the exons ATGAGCAAAGCTCACCCTCCCGAGTTGAAAAA atttaTGGACAAGAAGTTATCAT TGAAATTAAATGGTGGCAGACATGTCCAAGGAATATTGCGGGGATTTGATCCCTTTATGAACCTTGTGATAGATGAATGTGTGGAGATGGCAACTAGTGGGCAACAGAACAATATTGGAATGGTG GTAATACGAGGAAATAGTATCATCATGTTAGAAGCCTTGGAACGAGTATAA
- the SNRPG gene encoding small nuclear ribonucleoprotein G isoform X2, with amino-acid sequence MSKAHPPELKKFMDKKLSLKLNGGRHVQGILRGFDPFMNLVIDECVEMATSGQQNNIGMVIRGNSIIMLEALERV; translated from the exons ATGAGCAAAGCTCACCCTCCCGAGTTGAAAAA atttaTGGACAAGAAGTTATCAT TGAAATTAAATGGTGGCAGACATGTCCAAGGAATATTGCGGGGATTTGATCCCTTTATGAACCTTGTGATAGATGAATGTGTGGAGATGGCAACTAGTGGGCAACAGAACAATATTGGAATG GTAATACGAGGAAATAGTATCATCATGTTAGAAGCCTTGGAACGAGTATAA
- the SNRPG gene encoding small nuclear ribonucleoprotein G isoform X3, whose translation MCLFMDKKLSLKLNGGRHVQGILRGFDPFMNLVIDECVEMATSGQQNNIGMVVIRGNSIIMLEALERV comes from the exons ATGTGTTT atttaTGGACAAGAAGTTATCAT TGAAATTAAATGGTGGCAGACATGTCCAAGGAATATTGCGGGGATTTGATCCCTTTATGAACCTTGTGATAGATGAATGTGTGGAGATGGCAACTAGTGGGCAACAGAACAATATTGGAATGGTG GTAATACGAGGAAATAGTATCATCATGTTAGAAGCCTTGGAACGAGTATAA